The following coding sequences lie in one Pseudomonas monsensis genomic window:
- a CDS encoding DmpA family aminopeptidase → MKPRARDLNIRIGQLPPGPLNAITDVPGIRVGHSNVRGRSSAGRDICTGVTLIEPRPGSTNQQPCFAGVHVLNGNGDATGLEWIREAGLLTSPIAFTNTHSLGVVRDAMIALDRQQQPDDGRLYWNMPVVLETFDGLLNDINGFHVQPEHVAEAMNSAVDGPVEEGAVGGGSGMICHEFKGGIGTASRCLSAAQGGWTVGAIVQANHGIRSELRVDGYPVGRYMEQKDSPFLRASLPHPGMGSIVVCLATDAPLLPHQCTRLAQRASLGLARTGGGNEDHSGDIFIAFATGNAQVPPAAYEGKGAPTCDGLRMVNNDHISELFLAATEAVEEAIINALLASDSTDGNGHSVPGLDAETLLAALAQAGWPGAR, encoded by the coding sequence ATGAAACCTCGTGCCCGCGACCTCAATATCCGCATCGGCCAGTTACCGCCCGGCCCGCTCAACGCCATCACCGACGTGCCCGGCATCCGCGTCGGCCACAGCAATGTGCGCGGGCGCAGCAGCGCCGGCCGGGACATCTGCACCGGCGTCACGCTGATCGAACCGCGTCCGGGGTCAACCAACCAGCAGCCGTGTTTCGCCGGTGTGCATGTGCTCAACGGCAACGGCGATGCCACGGGGCTGGAATGGATTCGCGAGGCCGGCCTGCTGACCAGCCCGATCGCCTTCACCAACACCCACAGCCTCGGTGTGGTGCGTGATGCGATGATTGCCCTGGATCGTCAGCAACAACCGGATGACGGCCGGCTCTACTGGAACATGCCGGTGGTGCTGGAAACCTTCGATGGCTTGCTCAATGACATCAACGGTTTCCACGTGCAGCCCGAGCATGTTGCCGAAGCAATGAACAGTGCGGTGGACGGCCCGGTCGAAGAAGGCGCCGTGGGGGGTGGCAGTGGCATGATCTGCCATGAATTCAAGGGTGGCATCGGCACCGCATCGCGGTGTTTGAGCGCTGCCCAGGGCGGCTGGACCGTGGGCGCCATCGTCCAAGCCAACCACGGCATTCGCAGTGAGCTGCGGGTCGATGGTTATCCGGTCGGGCGTTACATGGAGCAAAAGGACTCGCCGTTTTTGCGTGCCTCGCTGCCGCATCCGGGCATGGGTTCGATCGTCGTCTGCCTGGCCACCGATGCACCGTTGTTGCCGCATCAATGCACGCGTCTGGCACAGCGTGCCAGCCTTGGCCTGGCGCGGACCGGCGGTGGTAATGAAGACCACAGCGGCGACATTTTCATCGCCTTCGCCACCGGTAACGCTCAGGTGCCACCCGCCGCCTACGAAGGCAAAGGCGCGCCGACCTGCGACGGGTTGCGCATGGTCAATAACGACCACATCAGCGAGCTGTTTCTGGCGGCGACCGAAGCGGTAGAGGAAGCGATCATCAACGCCCTGCTCGCCAGCGACAGCACCGACGGCAACGGCCACTCGGTGCCGGGACTGGATGCCGAGACCCTGCTCGCCGCCCTCGCCCAAGCAGGCTGGCCAGGCGCCCGCTAA
- a CDS encoding DUF3592 domain-containing protein produces the protein MYYPREAAKDHLYNRIVMLTVACCVVLLLAGMARNQGILYGVLNLNGVDTRGTVTQLENIPMNKNGKVIHYRYADEQGQVHEGQHADERYAEHTQYEVDGPIPLLVSRWMPDKSCIASQLQSYKTGFYIMTGGVLLALLFLLISGRTFWQIQAMKEQDRFY, from the coding sequence ATGTATTACCCGCGCGAAGCTGCCAAGGATCACCTCTATAACCGCATCGTCATGTTGACCGTCGCCTGCTGCGTGGTCTTGCTTCTGGCCGGTATGGCCCGCAATCAGGGCATCCTGTATGGCGTGTTGAATCTCAACGGCGTGGACACCCGCGGCACTGTCACGCAGCTGGAAAACATCCCGATGAACAAAAATGGCAAGGTCATCCACTATCGCTATGCCGATGAGCAAGGCCAGGTTCATGAAGGGCAGCATGCCGACGAGCGCTACGCCGAACACACCCAGTACGAAGTCGATGGCCCCATCCCGCTGCTGGTTTCGCGCTGGATGCCTGACAAAAGCTGCATCGCCAGCCAGCTGCAAAGCTACAAGACCGGGTTCTACATCATGACCGGTGGTGTGTTGCTCGCCCTGCTGTTTCTGCTGATCTCGGGCAGGACGTTCTGGCAGATTCAGGCGATGAAAGAACAAGACCGGTTCTATTGA
- a CDS encoding YXWGXW repeat-containing protein has product MSVLRSLSKWRKTLLLVPLTLAALASTPVFAQPVVIVQQAPPPMRMEVMPGARPGYVWDQGHWRWQGRGYVWVPGHWQPVRYGARWKPGHWQARGPNWVWIEGHWVR; this is encoded by the coding sequence ATGAGCGTTTTGCGTTCCCTGTCCAAATGGCGAAAAACCCTGCTGCTGGTGCCGCTCACCCTGGCCGCGCTGGCCAGCACGCCGGTGTTCGCGCAACCGGTGGTGATCGTTCAGCAAGCACCGCCGCCGATGCGCATGGAAGTGATGCCGGGCGCGCGTCCCGGTTATGTCTGGGATCAGGGCCATTGGCGCTGGCAAGGACGCGGTTATGTCTGGGTGCCCGGTCACTGGCAACCGGTGCGCTACGGCGCGCGCTGGAAACCGGGGCACTGGCAGGCTCGCGGGCCTAACTGGGTCTGGATTGAAGGGCATTGGGTGCGTTGA
- a CDS encoding SRPBCC family protein: MATASATIDIPASADQVWQLIGGFNTLPDWLPLIPKSELSAGGRVRTLQTADGAVVIERLQTFDNAAKTYSYSIEQAPFPATDYLATIKVEAHGQGARVTWSGRFTANGVSEEEVVALFSGIYQGGLAALRANYPA, encoded by the coding sequence ATGGCAACTGCATCAGCAACGATCGACATTCCGGCCTCGGCCGATCAGGTCTGGCAATTGATCGGCGGCTTCAACACGCTGCCGGACTGGCTGCCGTTGATTCCCAAGAGTGAGCTGAGCGCGGGCGGGCGCGTGCGCACCCTGCAAACCGCTGACGGCGCAGTGGTGATCGAACGCCTGCAAACGTTCGATAACGCAGCGAAGACCTACAGCTATTCAATCGAACAGGCGCCGTTCCCGGCCACGGATTATCTGGCGACGATCAAGGTCGAGGCGCACGGGCAGGGCGCGCGGGTGACGTGGTCGGGACGCTTCACGGCCAACGGCGTAAGTGAGGAGGAGGTGGTGGCGTTGTTCAGCGGCATCTACCAGGGCGGCCTCGCAGCCCTGCGGGCCAATTACCCCGCCTGA
- a CDS encoding sensor histidine kinase — translation MSLPNPSDGWRSSSSRLLALYSSLFVAWSAILMGVMYFEVSGYLDNLAKHSLMQRQHLFSHFRGEQLEEALAASMTFDIRGIDAYGLFDAEGTYLGGALQRIPEGLPLDGKIHMLVDCADSDDPTLPADSCDAVATQTRDGRWLVLLRDNGSLFAVTRIILHALFWGVSLTILPGIAGWHLLRRRPLRRIRAIQASAQSIVAGDLTHRLPLSNRRDELDMLAAIVNAMLERIERLMHEVKGVCDNIAHDLRTPLTRLRAQLYRMQQQAGEGSQEAAQLDLVLAEADTLMARFRGLLRISELEDRQRRSGFVELDPVQLLQELHEFYLPLAEEGELLFVLNMPETLPRLNGDRALLFEALANLLSNSIKFTPAGGTVILRGVNDGGHTRIEVHDSGPGIPEAEREAVFQRFYRAEGGQPQSGFGLGLSIVAAIVSLHGFSLEVGQSDLGGAKLMLDCRQSLISKS, via the coding sequence ATGTCATTGCCGAACCCGTCTGACGGCTGGCGCTCCTCCAGCAGCCGTTTGCTGGCGCTGTACAGTTCGCTGTTCGTGGCATGGAGCGCGATCCTCATGGGGGTCATGTATTTCGAGGTGTCCGGCTACCTCGACAACCTCGCCAAACATTCGCTAATGCAGCGTCAGCACCTGTTTTCGCACTTTCGTGGCGAGCAACTGGAAGAAGCCCTCGCCGCGAGCATGACCTTCGACATCCGCGGCATCGACGCCTATGGCCTGTTCGATGCCGAAGGCACCTACCTCGGTGGCGCACTGCAACGGATCCCCGAAGGCCTGCCGCTGGACGGCAAGATCCACATGCTCGTCGACTGCGCCGACTCCGACGATCCGACCCTGCCCGCCGACAGTTGCGACGCCGTTGCCACGCAAACCCGTGACGGACGCTGGCTGGTGTTGTTGCGCGACAACGGCTCGCTGTTCGCGGTGACGCGGATCATCCTGCACGCGTTGTTCTGGGGCGTGTCGCTGACGATTTTGCCGGGGATTGCCGGCTGGCATTTGTTACGCCGTCGGCCCTTGCGGCGGATTCGAGCGATTCAGGCCAGTGCCCAGTCCATCGTCGCGGGCGATTTGACCCACCGCTTGCCGCTGTCCAATCGCCGCGATGAACTGGACATGCTCGCCGCCATCGTCAACGCCATGCTTGAGCGCATCGAACGGTTGATGCATGAGGTCAAAGGCGTGTGCGACAACATCGCTCACGATCTGCGCACCCCGCTGACCCGCCTGCGCGCGCAGTTGTACCGCATGCAACAACAGGCCGGTGAAGGCTCGCAGGAAGCGGCGCAACTGGATCTGGTGCTGGCGGAAGCGGATACGCTGATGGCGCGGTTTCGCGGGTTGTTGCGGATTTCCGAACTGGAAGACCGTCAGCGCCGCTCGGGTTTTGTCGAGCTCGATCCGGTGCAATTGCTGCAAGAACTGCACGAGTTTTACCTGCCGCTGGCCGAGGAAGGCGAACTGCTGTTTGTACTGAACATGCCGGAAACCCTGCCACGCCTGAACGGTGATCGGGCACTGTTATTCGAGGCGCTGGCGAATCTGTTGAGCAACTCGATCAAGTTCACCCCGGCTGGCGGCACGGTGATCCTGCGCGGCGTGAATGACGGCGGGCATACGCGGATCGAAGTCCACGATTCCGGGCCGGGGATTCCCGAGGCCGAGCGTGAGGCGGTGTTTCAGCGGTTCTACCGGGCCGAGGGTGGGCAACCGCAAAGTGGCTTTGGCCTCGGCCTGTCGATTGTGGCAGCGATTGTCAGCCTGCATGGCTTCAGTCTTGAAGTGGGCCAGAGCGATCTTGGCGGGGCGAAACTGATGCTCGATTGTCGGCAGAGTCTGATTTCAAAATCCTGA
- a CDS encoding response regulator, which translates to MCPTPTANAHLPGGLILVVEDDPLILEFLCEILQEEGFKVEPQTSADAASLYLEKHAQQVALLLTDITMPGTLNGADLANLVGDRWPEKPVMVMSGYETPETSGVKHPVAFIKKPWAIGQLLDCVDSAFKSKAPRLH; encoded by the coding sequence ATGTGCCCAACACCAACGGCGAACGCGCACCTTCCTGGCGGGTTGATTCTGGTGGTTGAGGATGACCCGTTGATTCTGGAGTTTCTTTGCGAAATTCTTCAGGAGGAAGGTTTCAAGGTCGAACCGCAAACCAGTGCCGATGCGGCGTCGCTTTACCTGGAAAAGCACGCGCAGCAAGTGGCGCTGTTGCTGACCGACATCACCATGCCCGGCACCCTCAACGGTGCTGATCTGGCCAACCTCGTCGGCGACCGCTGGCCGGAGAAGCCGGTGATGGTCATGTCCGGTTATGAAACCCCGGAAACCTCGGGGGTCAAGCATCCGGTCGCGTTCATCAAAAAGCCGTGGGCCATCGGCCAGTTGCTCGATTGCGTGGACAGCGCATTCAAGTCCAAGGCTCCGCGCCTGCACTGA
- a CDS encoding extracellular solute-binding protein has translation MRRHRGYINLGINLGLLACISVTLSAMAADAPSVHVYNWYDYIGPNTLHDFQRDSGIQPVYDTFDSAEVLEGKLMTSRSGYDVVVASNYSLPTLIKAGALAPLPREQLPGWKNLDNDLLKKLANNDPGNQYAVPYLWGTNGIGYNVDKVRAALGDKAPVDSWDLVFNEDNLARLGQCGVAMLDSPSEMLPVALHYLGLPPNSTDPEDYKKAEALLLKLRPHIAYFNSSKFISDLSNGNICVAVGWSGAMLEAKTNAEQAGNGVKIAYSLPKEGAPVWFDTLVLLKDAPNRTQGLAFIDYLLRPEVIAPVSEHLSYPNGNRAATPLVAAATRDNPAVYPSASAMATLYTLEPLPKATERVRTRVWSKVKNGQ, from the coding sequence ATGCGTCGTCACCGTGGCTATATCAACTTGGGCATCAACCTGGGTCTGCTGGCCTGTATCAGTGTCACCTTGAGCGCGATGGCCGCCGATGCGCCGAGCGTGCACGTTTACAACTGGTACGACTACATCGGCCCGAACACCCTGCACGACTTTCAGCGCGACAGCGGCATTCAACCGGTCTACGACACCTTCGACAGCGCCGAAGTACTCGAAGGCAAACTGATGACCAGCCGCAGTGGCTACGACGTGGTAGTGGCGAGCAACTACAGCCTGCCGACGCTGATCAAGGCCGGCGCCCTCGCCCCGCTGCCCCGTGAGCAACTGCCGGGCTGGAAAAACCTCGACAACGATCTGCTGAAAAAACTCGCCAACAACGATCCCGGCAACCAGTACGCCGTGCCGTATCTGTGGGGCACCAATGGCATCGGCTACAACGTCGACAAGGTGCGCGCAGCCCTGGGCGACAAGGCGCCGGTGGACTCCTGGGACCTGGTGTTCAACGAAGACAACCTCGCCAGACTCGGCCAGTGCGGCGTGGCGATGCTCGATTCACCCTCGGAAATGCTGCCGGTGGCCCTGCACTATCTGGGGCTGCCGCCGAACAGCACCGATCCCGAGGACTACAAGAAAGCCGAGGCGCTGCTGCTCAAACTGCGCCCGCACATCGCTTACTTCAACTCGTCGAAATTCATCAGCGACCTGTCCAACGGCAACATCTGCGTGGCAGTGGGCTGGTCGGGGGCGATGCTCGAAGCCAAGACCAACGCCGAGCAGGCAGGCAACGGCGTGAAGATCGCCTACAGCCTGCCCAAGGAAGGTGCGCCGGTGTGGTTCGACACCCTGGTGTTGCTCAAGGACGCACCGAACCGCACGCAAGGCCTGGCCTTCATCGACTACCTGCTGCGCCCTGAAGTGATCGCGCCGGTCAGTGAGCATCTGTCCTATCCGAACGGCAATCGCGCGGCCACGCCGTTGGTGGCCGCAGCCACGCGCGACAACCCGGCGGTGTATCCGTCTGCCAGCGCCATGGCCACGCTGTACACCCTCGAGCCGCTGCCCAAAGCCACCGAGCGGGTGCGCACGCGGGTGTGGAGCAAGGTCAAGAACGGCCAGTAA
- a CDS encoding HAD-IA family hydrolase — MPVHDAVFNRAFGAFLFDMDGTVLNSIAAAERIWSAWAVRHGVDVEAFLPTIHGVRAIDTINRLNLPGVDAEAQAAFITKAEIEDVEGIVEIPGAAAFLNGLPGDRWAMVTSAPRDLALRRMAAAGIPEPAVMITAEDVQAGKPDPAGYLLAARRLGLEPRDCLIFEDAAVGIQAAEAAGAALVIITTTHQHPLHTTHATLAGYDAVQVNVDSAGKLRLQAD; from the coding sequence TTGCCTGTTCACGACGCTGTATTCAATCGCGCATTCGGCGCCTTTCTGTTCGACATGGACGGCACCGTCCTCAACTCCATCGCCGCCGCCGAACGCATCTGGTCCGCCTGGGCCGTGCGCCACGGCGTCGATGTCGAGGCGTTTTTGCCGACCATTCATGGCGTGCGGGCCATCGACACGATCAATCGCCTGAACCTGCCCGGGGTGGACGCTGAAGCACAAGCGGCGTTTATCACCAAAGCGGAAATCGAAGACGTCGAAGGCATTGTCGAGATTCCCGGTGCGGCGGCATTTCTCAACGGTCTGCCCGGGGATCGCTGGGCCATGGTGACCTCGGCGCCGCGGGATCTGGCATTGCGGCGGATGGCGGCGGCGGGGATACCCGAACCGGCGGTGATGATCACCGCAGAAGATGTGCAGGCCGGCAAACCTGATCCGGCCGGCTACCTGCTGGCGGCCCGACGCCTGGGCCTCGAGCCGCGTGATTGCCTGATTTTCGAGGACGCCGCCGTCGGTATCCAGGCCGCTGAAGCGGCTGGCGCAGCACTGGTGATCATCACCACCACGCATCAGCATCCGCTGCACACAACTCATGCAACGCTGGCCGGTTATGACGCGGTCCAGGTCAACGTCGACAGTGCTGGCAAGCTGCGCCTGCAAGCCGACTGA
- a CDS encoding methyltransferase family protein produces the protein MKMSAQMTVVAILATLAYLGLAMWGIGGVAVFFSHGSLVVVTLATLAMVIASLFTEVNLSSGEREDRANRWVIPAFGVIGLISGFLPAYCDRLNILTLGGEGIRWFGALLFIIGGALRLWPVFVLGRRFSGLVAIQPGHRLVTDGIYQRLRNPSYLGLVINAVGWALAFRSLVGLLLAALTLIPLIARIHSEEALLRGQFGAEYDAYCARSWRLLPGVY, from the coding sequence ATGAAAATGTCTGCGCAAATGACCGTCGTCGCGATACTCGCCACGCTCGCTTACCTGGGGCTGGCAATGTGGGGAATTGGTGGTGTGGCGGTGTTCTTTTCCCATGGCTCGCTGGTGGTCGTGACCCTGGCGACGTTGGCGATGGTGATCGCCTCGCTGTTCACCGAAGTGAACCTGAGTTCAGGCGAACGCGAGGACCGGGCCAATCGCTGGGTGATTCCCGCATTCGGCGTGATTGGTTTGATCAGCGGTTTTCTGCCGGCCTACTGCGACCGCCTGAATATCCTCACGCTGGGTGGCGAAGGCATCCGCTGGTTCGGCGCGCTGCTGTTTATCATCGGCGGCGCGCTGCGCTTGTGGCCGGTGTTTGTGCTCGGGCGGCGCTTCAGCGGACTGGTGGCGATCCAGCCGGGGCATCGGCTGGTCACCGATGGCATCTACCAACGGTTGCGCAATCCCAGTTATCTGGGGCTGGTGATCAACGCTGTAGGCTGGGCGCTGGCGTTTCGTTCGCTGGTCGGGCTGCTGCTCGCCGCACTGACCCTGATCCCGTTGATCGCCCGCATTCATTCCGAAGAGGCGCTGCTGCGCGGGCAGTTTGGCGCCGAGTACGACGCTTATTGCGCGCGCAGCTGGCGCTTGCTGCCGGGGGTTTACTGA
- a CDS encoding class I SAM-dependent methyltransferase, with the protein MNPEALATLHAHLLPALAAAPSETRRLFHGRGRCWPGLEQVTVDWLQGVVLVSLFKEPAPEQLAALKDLLLQISRSPQWLQSGAQTLLIQHRYLPQSTAEWLLGEEIEEMTIVEGGLQYRVDLGRKQNAGLFLDMRYGRNWVREQASGKRVLNLFAYTCGFSVAAIAGGASHVVNLDMSRAALSRGRDNHRLNGHDLSKVSFLGHDLFKSWGKVINSGPYDLVIIDPPSFQKGSFLLTKDYQRVLRRLPELLTAQGTVLACMNDPSFGADFLIDGVTQEAPSLRFEQRLENPPEFPDIDPQSGLKALVFQRHG; encoded by the coding sequence ATGAACCCTGAAGCCCTCGCCACCCTTCACGCCCATTTGCTGCCCGCGCTGGCGGCGGCACCGAGCGAAACCCGTCGCCTGTTTCACGGACGCGGGCGCTGCTGGCCGGGGCTTGAGCAGGTGACCGTGGACTGGTTGCAGGGCGTGGTGCTGGTGTCGCTGTTCAAGGAGCCGGCGCCCGAACAACTCGCGGCACTCAAGGACTTGTTGCTGCAGATCAGCCGTTCGCCGCAGTGGCTGCAGTCTGGCGCGCAGACCTTGCTGATCCAGCATCGTTACCTGCCGCAGAGCACCGCCGAGTGGCTGCTGGGCGAGGAGATCGAGGAAATGACCATCGTCGAAGGCGGCTTGCAGTATCGCGTCGATCTGGGGCGCAAGCAGAACGCCGGGCTGTTTCTCGACATGCGTTACGGGCGCAACTGGGTGCGCGAGCAGGCCAGCGGCAAACGGGTGCTCAACCTCTTCGCCTACACCTGCGGCTTCTCCGTGGCGGCCATCGCGGGTGGCGCCAGCCATGTGGTCAACCTCGACATGTCTCGCGCGGCACTGAGCCGCGGTCGCGACAACCATCGCCTGAACGGCCATGACCTGAGCAAGGTCAGCTTCCTCGGGCATGACCTGTTCAAGTCCTGGGGCAAGGTGATCAACAGCGGCCCGTATGACCTGGTGATCATCGACCCGCCGTCGTTTCAGAAAGGCAGTTTTCTGCTGACCAAGGATTACCAGCGCGTGCTGCGGCGTCTGCCGGAGTTGCTGACAGCGCAAGGGACGGTGCTGGCGTGCATGAACGATCCGTCGTTCGGGGCGGACTTCCTGATCGACGGGGTGACGCAGGAGGCCCCGAGCCTGCGCTTTGAACAGCGACTGGAAAATCCACCGGAATTCCCCGATATCGACCCGCAAAGCGGCCTCAAGGCCTTGGTCTTCCAGCGCCACGGCTGA
- a CDS encoding SDR family NAD(P)-dependent oxidoreductase, giving the protein MKIDLSGKLAIVSGSTAGIGLGISQSLAEAGATVVVIGRDTVKVDAALASIRQKVPGAQLRGLTADLGSAEGAEKLFAAQPRADILVNNLGIFDAVDFFDTPDSEWTRFYEVNVISGVRLSRHYVPAMVEQGWGRVIFLSSESGVATPADMLNYGVTKSANLAVSHGLAKRLAGTGVTVNAILPGPTFTDGLEQMLKDAAAESGRSLRDEADAFVQKARPTSIIQRVADVEEVAHLVTYIASPLSSATTGAALRVDGGVVDSMAI; this is encoded by the coding sequence ATGAAAATTGATTTGAGCGGTAAGTTGGCCATTGTCAGTGGCAGCACGGCGGGTATTGGCCTGGGCATCAGCCAGTCGCTGGCCGAAGCCGGCGCCACGGTCGTGGTGATCGGTCGCGACACGGTCAAGGTTGACGCGGCGCTGGCGAGCATTCGGCAGAAGGTGCCGGGCGCGCAATTACGCGGTCTGACGGCTGATCTGGGCAGCGCCGAAGGCGCCGAAAAACTGTTCGCTGCACAACCGCGGGCGGACATCCTGGTAAACAACCTCGGCATCTTCGACGCGGTGGATTTCTTCGACACCCCGGACAGCGAGTGGACACGGTTCTACGAGGTCAACGTGATTTCCGGCGTGCGCCTGTCGCGGCACTACGTGCCGGCGATGGTCGAGCAGGGCTGGGGGCGGGTGATTTTCCTGTCTTCTGAATCCGGTGTGGCGACGCCGGCCGACATGCTCAACTATGGCGTGACCAAAAGCGCTAACCTCGCGGTGTCGCATGGCCTGGCCAAGCGCCTGGCTGGCACTGGCGTCACGGTCAATGCGATCCTGCCGGGCCCGACGTTCACCGACGGTCTGGAGCAGATGCTCAAGGACGCCGCTGCCGAGTCCGGTCGCAGCCTGCGCGATGAGGCCGACGCCTTTGTGCAAAAGGCTCGACCCACCTCGATCATCCAGCGCGTGGCCGATGTCGAAGAAGTTGCGCATCTGGTCACCTACATCGCTTCGCCGCTGTCCTCGGCCACGACCGGCGCGGCCCTGCGGGTTGATGGCGGTGTCGTCGACAGCATGGCGATCTGA
- a CDS encoding helix-turn-helix transcriptional regulator, with amino-acid sequence MDALLQELPVHQSLARVFSGVGEDGFWRALVDTLRLLVPLDNALVAVMKAAQAPQLLIDFDSKGGADEQQELAGYSAGMYLLDPFYQAASNGIADGLHSLASVAPDQFLHSEYYQSYFRSVVGEDELQFMINVEGGVLGLSLGRATRFDLAEQGRLLCVRDWVLAAMRRHVQLLPPQGVPVEAVVGDLATLLDRFDARLTVREIDTARLILQGFSSKAMARQLGISPETVKVHRRNLYHKLNVNGHGELFALVLRPPTA; translated from the coding sequence GTGGACGCGTTGTTGCAGGAATTGCCGGTGCATCAGAGCCTGGCACGGGTGTTCAGCGGCGTCGGCGAAGACGGTTTCTGGCGGGCGCTAGTCGACACCCTGCGCCTGCTGGTGCCGCTGGACAACGCGCTGGTCGCGGTCATGAAAGCCGCTCAGGCACCGCAATTGTTGATCGACTTCGACAGCAAGGGCGGCGCCGATGAGCAACAGGAACTTGCCGGTTACAGCGCCGGAATGTATCTGCTCGATCCGTTTTATCAAGCCGCGTCGAATGGCATCGCCGACGGTTTGCATAGCCTGGCCTCGGTGGCGCCGGACCAGTTTCTGCACAGCGAGTATTACCAGAGCTATTTTCGCTCGGTGGTGGGCGAGGATGAGCTGCAGTTCATGATCAACGTCGAAGGCGGCGTGCTCGGTTTGTCGCTCGGTCGGGCGACGAGGTTCGACCTGGCCGAGCAGGGCCGGCTGTTATGCGTACGTGATTGGGTCCTGGCAGCGATGCGTCGGCATGTGCAGTTGTTGCCGCCGCAGGGCGTGCCGGTTGAGGCGGTGGTCGGCGATCTGGCGACGTTGCTCGATCGTTTTGACGCGCGGCTGACGGTGCGCGAAATCGACACGGCGCGCCTGATTCTGCAGGGCTTTTCCAGCAAGGCGATGGCCCGGCAGCTGGGCATTTCACCGGAAACCGTCAAGGTCCACCGGCGCAATCTCTATCACAAGCTCAATGTGAACGGGCATGGCGAGCTGTTTGCGCTGGTGTTGCGTCCACCCACTGCCTGA
- a CDS encoding YXWGXW repeat-containing protein — MSNTVKSLLAATLVAITLSGCVIAPARPHRPPPPVEVVPVMPAPGYHWVAGHYRWGGNEWRWVPGHWRAY, encoded by the coding sequence ATGTCAAACACCGTTAAATCGCTCCTCGCCGCTACGCTGGTGGCGATCACCCTGTCCGGTTGCGTGATTGCACCGGCGCGTCCGCACCGGCCACCGCCACCGGTGGAAGTGGTGCCGGTGATGCCTGCACCGGGCTATCACTGGGTCGCAGGCCATTATCGCTGGGGCGGTAATGAGTGGCGCTGGGTGCCGGGGCACTGGCGCGCCTATTGA
- a CDS encoding GNAT family N-acetyltransferase yields MPRITHYKTPCPESVNSQILQMVVDYLTDISAVGLGPSNLLYNVYQYVVGYEVHLYLEALNGEKGTEVELLVATDDDDPQQLIGFLLYLPVQGDWEACSVAYMAVREGHRRQGVARAMIAEMVGRYPHAELACSVGKVPYFEALGFDVIGQRETQVLMSTRHYRSNGLRGFIDTTPIYRSLEVQQIHTYLLQKNGERAMLDAEKQRDRHLDQVTRHTETFVRQRLTVH; encoded by the coding sequence ATGCCACGCATCACCCATTACAAAACCCCATGCCCGGAAAGCGTCAACAGCCAGATCCTGCAGATGGTCGTCGACTACTTGACCGACATCAGCGCGGTCGGACTCGGCCCGAGCAACCTGCTTTACAACGTTTATCAGTACGTGGTCGGTTATGAGGTGCATTTGTATCTGGAAGCGTTGAACGGCGAGAAGGGCACCGAGGTGGAGTTGCTCGTGGCGACCGATGACGATGACCCGCAACAGCTGATCGGTTTTCTGCTGTACCTGCCGGTGCAGGGCGATTGGGAAGCCTGCAGCGTGGCGTACATGGCCGTGCGTGAAGGGCATCGGCGCCAAGGGGTGGCACGGGCGATGATCGCTGAAATGGTCGGGCGTTACCCTCACGCCGAACTGGCCTGTAGCGTCGGCAAAGTCCCGTATTTCGAGGCGCTGGGTTTTGACGTGATCGGGCAGCGCGAGACACAGGTGCTGATGAGCACCCGGCATTACCGCAGCAACGGTCTGCGCGGTTTTATCGACACCACGCCGATCTACCGGTCACTGGAAGTGCAGCAGATTCACACCTATCTGCTGCAGAAGAACGGCGAGCGCGCCATGCTCGATGCGGAGAAACAACGCGACCGGCATCTGGATCAAGTCACCCGCCACACCGAAACATTCGTGCGCCAGCGCCTCACCGTGCACTGA